The DNA region AGGAATCAGGGGTTTAGGGGTCATGTATAAAAGTAGCCTACTGCTcgcattctattttagacagcacatcgacttttattcTTCAAAAATTTTGTTCCTTGCATGCGTGCAGGTCAATactggccctctgatcaggccaatccggtgcttattatgtggctTGCGAGCCCATAgcgtcttttctttgtcctacgtgaAGTGTGGCCTGCCAGTGAGTCACTGTCACGAAGGTGTTTCATTTAGAGCCCAGTTGAGGGTATAGTTCTGGGTCTGTGgttgttttgtgtgtttttctcaccatttcactACTatagaagaaaagaagctcGCAAGAGCGTATAGTGAGGTATTTATATATGAGGAGTAGGTAAACTGCCAACAGCCCAGAAATCAGCCTTACCGTAGTGCAACCGCCTGACCCACTCCAATTTGACTGCTCCATGGAGCCTTGCATTCCCCCATAGGATGAGAACGTTTGGGATGCCTTTGGTTCCTGTATTTGGAAAAGACAGGAGTGTCAGGCCAATTGCCAGCGCATGAATGCCAGATGCTAGCTAGCCATACCAGGACAGGCTTTGGTCCATTCCAGGTTGGCAGCATTATTGCTACATCTGTTTCCTGATTCAGTGGTCCGAAAAACTCAACGGAGAGCGCAAAAGTGAAAGGATCCCGTTGGAAACTTGTTGCTTTGACAAACAGTGCCGAGACGGTAGTGACGGGGCGAAAGCCTTATTCTGGCATGAGGTGTTCTGATACTTGTACCAGTAATTCCGCCATTTTCCTCTAACCGCATCGTAGCCAGGGATTGAGTACACCTTACATCTTGGCATCTTCCTCATTCATTCCCAAAGCCAATCAATTTCACCAGCTGCAGATCCATCTTTCATGATGCATCGCGAAGGCAAACTCGAAGGTCGAACGAAGAGTGCAAACCAGTATCTCGCCGGCAATTTTGTACCTatccaaaaaaaacactTCCACTCACACCATGTTTCTACGAAGGAGAGATCCCAGCTGACCTGGCAGGTGGGCAGTACGTCCGGAACGGTAGCAACCCGCTTATCACCAACGACGAGAATACACGGGTTCATTTGTTCGATGGTGTTGGAATGCTCAGCGGGGTCCTGTTTCGTGAGAAGGGGTCGGAAATCCAGCCAGAGTTTGTCAACCAGTGCTTGGTGACCGACATTTTCTCCTATGCGAAAGGCTCGGCTCTCTCAAAACCGTTCCTGTTCAGCATCTCGATCCTTATCGATCCTTTGGCTTCCGTGCTGAGTATTGCGTTGCACATATTGAGGACTGTCATATTGACAATCTTGTCCCAACTTCCCGGATCACCAATTCCAGTCAAAAAGACGAGCGCTGCCAATACAGTAGTCCTTTATCATGACGGGCGTGCTCTGGCCATCTGTGAAAGTGGGCCACCCGTATGCTCTTCGCTACCGAGCTTGCAAACCCTCGGCTGGTTCGATGGAAGGGGGGCAGAGAGCCCGAAAAGTCTGAGCGGGAGGGTTTCGGAGGTGAGCTAATGACTTTCGTCAAGCAATGCACAACGGCTCATCCTCGAACACATTCTGTGACGGGAGAGCTGATTTCTTTTCATGCCTCTTTGGTAAGGCCATTTGTTCATTACTTCATCATTACAAAAGCCAAGTCAGGtcgtcaacctcttctcacGGCCCTGTTCCGGGAATGACGTCTCCAAAGATGATGCACGACTTTGGTGTATCGAGGGGCTATACCGTCATCATTGATATGCCCCTCTGCTTTAACCCCTTGAACCTCCTGAAAGGCTCCCCTGTGCTGTCGTTTGAAAGCTCTCGGAAGTCAAAGTTTGGAGTATTTCCGCGATATCAACCTGAAGCAGTCCAATGGTACGAAACCAACCCCTGCTGTGTCTTTCACACTGCCAACTGCTGGGAAAGTGAAACCTCTGACACAACCCGGAATGATCAGGGAACGACCAGCAATCTCCTCGCCTGCCGTCTGACGTCCGCATCGCCCGTCTTCCACACGGCAAATATCCCAGCGCCAGAAGTCAAGCCAGTCCCGCCGAAATATGCTCAGGAACAACAATGTCGACTGTATTACTACAGCTTCCCGTTTTCACCAGTCAGCCATGCGCAACCACCCGGAACAAAAAACCAATGGGCGTTGTCGGCCATCGAGCTCGAGTTCCCGAACGTATCGCCACTATCTGTAATGTCGGAGGCACAGTATGTGTATGGTTGTTCGGTGAGGTCAGTGTGTTCCTCGGTCGAGCTGGGAAAGCAGCCAGGATCGAAAACCAACGCCATAGCTCTGATACAAAGATGCCTTGAGACGCGGCCGCAACCGATCAAGGGGTGTGTCGACAAGCGGTCTGTTCAAGAGATCCTTAAGTCCAGCGATCTCGACGACCCAATCCAGCTTTTTGCAATGCCGAAGGGGTGGTATGCTCAAGAACCCCGATTCGTTCCGCGCTCGAATCCCATACCAGAAGATGACGGGTTTGTACTCAGCTCCGTGTTTGATGAAAGCCAGCTGGACGAGCGAGGGTCGTGCCGAGACGATGCAATCGGTGAGTTGTGGGTGACAGACGTGAAGGATATCAGAACGCTTTTGGCGCGTATCAAGCTTTCGCAGTGGGTGCCGTATGGGTTTCATGGGTGTTGGTTCAGCAAGGACGAAGTGATGGCACGGCGGCCATACACAACCCGAAAATTGACTGAGGAGGGTGCGGGCAGTTGGGTTTCAGTTGCCATGTCTAAATTGGATCGTATTCGTACCTGTACAACGTCACCAACCAACTGGTCTTGGCGAGAAATAGCGTGAAAATTGCTTCCATAATCAACAATCTGTCATTTGTCATGACTTCATTCTCCAGAACCAACACTGGATTGGACAACGAACTAGTAGCTGTGTCACGGAGCCACGGAGCCACGAAGCCAACCCCAGAGCTCGGATCCAAACAATGCGAGATACAGGCAACGATCGCGCTCCAGGCATCCGATCCCACATCGGTAATACCCAAGGATTCGTCAAAATATAAAGCTGCCTCATTCCGAGACTCGTTTACGGTGAGTTGAGCCGCCTACGAGCCAATCTCATCTCAGCCTCTTCTGACATGTTGGCAGGAAACACGCACCCGTGGCTACTTGCCCTCACGGCGGTAATTCCAACCGTCTATGCTTCTCGACGCGGTTCAACAAGTGAATGctcccccgtctccttcGACATTGTAGCCACCGCCGAAAATGCCATCTTGTCTCCATCTTACGACCCCAGCAATGAAACGTCCATCATTAACTTCATCAACGCATTGGCCAGGGGCGAGGTGAACCCCGTTGTCGGGTTTCAGAACATCAGCGGCTCCTTCGTCATCAACGGCATCTACTGCAAGCCCACCAAAAAGGTCAAGAAAAAGCGCAACGCCCTTCAAATATTGGTTCACGGCATCACCTATAACAGCAGCATGTGGGGTGGGTATCACTTTGGTGACCGCTACAACTGGCACGCCTATGCTAATGGAGAGGGGTATCACACCCTCGCCATTGACAGACTTGGCCACGGCCTCAACTCAAAGGCATTGGACCCGCACAATGTGATTCAACCTATGCTCCAGGTGGAAATTTACAAGGAGCTGATCCAGTCTATCCGTTTTAACACCGCTGCCAACTCCCTTCGGAAGAGGTTTTCCAACATCATCTGGGTGGGTAGCTTCATTCTTGTCACATCGATGGATCTTTTCGAGCTGACAGATAAAAAGGTCGGCCACTCCTACGGCTCCCAAATCGCCCTCCCACTCGCACGCCTCTGCCCAAATCTCACCTCAGCCCTGATCTTGACAGGCTGgtcctccacaaccaaccTCAGCGAGGTGCAAAAGTTCAATCTCGCCTCTGCTTCTACTCTTTATCCCTCTCGGTTTCCTGGCCTGGATAAAGGCTACCTAGCCATGGCTGACGAGAGCCTACGTGCAAAAATGTTTTACTATGGTGCTTACGACCCAGCAATCCCCGCGTTTGACTTTGCAAACCAGGATATTGTCACGATTGGTGAGTTTGCCGCTAATGCAGGACCGTTTGGGATACCGCCTGCGGCGTACAACAAGCCGGTTATGGTTATTActggtgtggaagatggtGTGTTTTGCGCCCAACCTGGAGCCGCAGCAAGGGAGTGtgaggagttgttggagaagacaaGGACAGACATGTTTCCGGGTGTGCCGGGGAGGAAGTATGAGTATTTTGCGCCGAGGAATACGGGGCATGATTTGACGCTTCATTATTCGGCCAGGGAGACTTTTAGGAGGGCTCATGGGTTTTTGGATAAGTACTTTTAGGAGGAGTTCTACATGGCGGGTTGAGACGGCGAGGGAATCGAGGTTTGTGGTTGGTAGATCCCTGGACAGCTGTTACACGTAGCTACACCAGAAACAAGTCAATCCCCCTCACATGATAAATGCATAAGCCCCATCCCAACAATCATCCCacttcctttcccttcctccGACCCAGAACCGCTCCAGCAATCTCTTCGCCACCAAAGGCGGTGATATCCCTTGGTCACGAGCCATATCAACCAAACACCGCCCAATATACTTCTGCACGTCCGCCCcagccctcgccgcctccacGCCAGCTACGATCAACGGCCAagtcatcctcttccttgcCCTCGGTGTAGTCATTCCCGTCTCCAATATCGAGAACAAAGCCTGGGCGTACTTGGCTCGCAACACCTCCACTTCCCGGGTTGACTTCAAAGCCCCGGTGCTCACCAACGATAGTATGCAGTACAGCGCAACGCTGGCGTGAAACACGCGGCCAATGACAAGAAACTCCTCCCTGCTGGCAAATACTGACTTTTCCAGATTTGACGTCCAGTTCTCTGGGGAAAAGAGCTCTATCTGgccgaggatgccgagggcCGCTTGCTTTGTTTTCGGGTGGGAAGGCTCTCGAGCGCGTAGCTCGTTGATGAGGATTAATTTGATAAAGAGGGGGGTTGGACAGGACATGGGGGGGAAGTAGACTTCGGTGTAGTAATCCTCCGTCaggcggagggtggtgactgtGTCGGCGACTTGAAACTGGTTGTCGggggggctggtggtgttggctaGTACCgcggtgctgttggtggtgttagtaggagtttggggaaagggggacgGGATAAACTGACATCATCAGCCCTACCAAACTCGGCCTCATCTGATCACACCTGTCTATTATCTCCAGAAACCCGCCGTGAAACTCCAGCAAGGTCATGAACCCGTCCACGTGCGTCCTCCAAGATGGGGTCATGGATTGTTGGAGGA from Podospora pseudoanserina strain CBS 124.78 chromosome 1, whole genome shotgun sequence includes:
- a CDS encoding hypothetical protein (EggNog:ENOG503PNTN; COG:S) yields the protein MPNLANLRHQHCWECRRRRVVCDGQQPVCNKCRTAGIVCPGYADKKPLQWLAPGQVMSRPKKRKGQGRLPPLRLQVSCPSPKRQAPLTPPESQKRHRNHPATPPITPTLRPEMFDIIEAMLYYNARIYPDLQSHQLGPSQFVFPMLTVEDIPLSILHTLVSVTINHRIMQMSDCCPEIDLVKPILQRFYHHRGITIRAIHELLDAEETRRGLEAVVSVYAFLFAFLQQSMTPSWRTHVDGFMTLLEFHGGFLEIIDRCDQMRPSLVGLMITAVLANTTSPPDNQFQVADTVTTLRLTEDYYTEVYFPPMSCPTPLFIKLILINELRAREPSHPKTKQAALGILGQIELFSPENWTSNLEKSVFASREEFLVIGRVFHASVALYCILSLVSTGALKSTREVEVLRAKYAQALFSILETGMTTPRARKRMTWPLIVAGVEAARAGADVQKYIGRCLVDMARDQGISPPLVAKRLLERFWVGGRERKWDDCWDGAYAFIM
- the NCED2 gene encoding Nced2p (COG:Q; EggNog:ENOG50KOG1285); this translates as MMHDFGVSRGYTVIIDMPLCFNPLNLLKGSPVLSFESSRKSKFGVFPRYQPEAVQWYETNPCCVFHTANCWESETSDTTRNDQGTTSNLLACRLTSASPVFHTANIPAPEVKPVPPKYAQEQQCRLYYYSFPFSPVSHAQPPGTKNQWALSAIELEFPNVSPLSVMSEAQYVYGCSVRSVCSSVELGKQPGSKTNAIALIQRCLETRPQPIKGCVDKRSVQEILKSSDLDDPIQLFAMPKGWYAQEPRFVPRSNPIPEDDGFVLSSVFDESQLDERGSCRDDAIGELWVTDVKDIRTLLARIKLSQWVPYGFHGCWFSKDEVMARRPYTTRKLTEEGNTHPWLLALTAVIPTVYASRRGSTSECSPVSFDIVATAENAILSPSYDPSNETSIINFINALARGEVNPVVGFQNISGSFVINGIYCKPTKKVKKKRNALQILVHGITYNSSMWGGYHFGDRYNWHAYANGEGYHTLAIDRLGHGLNSKALDPHNVIQPMLQVEIYKELIQSIRFNTAANSLRKRFSNIIWVGHSYGSQIALPLARLCPNLTSALILTGWSSTTNLSEVQKFNLASASTLYPSRFPGLDKGYLAMADESLRAKMFYYGAYDPAIPAFDFANQDIVTIGEFAANAGPFGIPPAAYNKPVMVITGVEDGVFCAQPGAAARECEELLEKTRTDMFPGVPGRKYEYFAPRNTGHDLTLHYSARETFRRAHGFLDKYF